The proteins below are encoded in one region of Shinella zoogloeoides:
- a CDS encoding antitoxin Phd_YefM type II toxin-antitoxin system, with amino-acid sequence MKQFTFSDMARAPGQILEAALVEPIALTKHGNHKLVILTAEAYARLKGQSIVEAYQLKDAPKHIHDELMDGIDVILNEAHRDA; translated from the coding sequence ATGAAACAGTTCACCTTTTCCGACATGGCTCGCGCGCCCGGGCAAATCCTCGAGGCCGCGCTTGTCGAGCCGATCGCACTCACCAAGCACGGCAACCACAAGCTGGTGATCCTGACGGCCGAAGCCTATGCGCGCTTGAAGGGCCAATCGATCGTGGAGGCCTACCAGCTGAAGGACGCGCCGAAGCATATTCATGACGAGCTGATGGATGGCATAGATGTCATTCTCAACGAGGCGCATCGCGATGCTTGA
- a CDS encoding type II toxin-antitoxin system Phd/YefM family antitoxin, which produces MQKFTTVDLLRDTKTVTMAADRHPVAITQHRKPRYVLMTYDEFEAMKSRGDPRRVYTVGEAPQELIDMIIPELDRLIAEGEDANG; this is translated from the coding sequence ATGCAGAAATTCACAACCGTCGACCTGCTGCGCGACACCAAGACAGTGACCATGGCGGCCGACCGCCATCCGGTCGCGATCACCCAGCACCGCAAGCCGCGCTATGTCCTCATGACCTACGACGAGTTCGAGGCCATGAAGAGCCGGGGCGATCCTCGGCGGGTTTACACGGTCGGAGAAGCGCCGCAGGAGTTGATCGACATGATCATCCCCGAACTGGATCGCCTGATCGCAGAAGGGGAAGACGCCAATGGCTGA
- a CDS encoding DUF736 domain-containing protein translates to MTELTNFIRFNEDGTLTGNIASIAYDIDITGEPFTSTNKDAPVYRIHAKSPRGRRLELGGIWKKKNQNGGDYLSLSVSTGHGRLNANLGRFPGQDDEDLMAVIPWD, encoded by the coding sequence ATGACCGAACTGACCAACTTCATCCGCTTCAACGAAGACGGCACCCTCACCGGCAATATCGCCTCCATCGCCTACGACATCGACATCACCGGCGAACCCTTCACCAGCACCAACAAGGACGCGCCCGTCTACCGCATCCATGCCAAGTCCCCGCGCGGGCGGCGGCTCGAACTCGGCGGCATCTGGAAGAAGAAGAACCAGAACGGCGGCGACTATCTCAGCCTCTCCGTCAGCACTGGCCACGGCAGGCTCAATGCCAATCTCGGCCGTTTTCCCGGTCAGGACGACGAAGACCTGATGGCCGTCATTCCGTGGGATTGA
- a CDS encoding DUF3846 domain-containing protein, producing the protein MSAVKAFLIEPMAGTIRPVTINLEGSYAEIKGLVKCDMIDIVRVSGFDIIVDDNGLNETVPCLTEVAGAPTPIAGNLLVTKSDRLGELTDVTEAIDAVAALFTIVRPALHPVIVVSERPGIIAAHITRVEIILDRSTPQIVEAAEA; encoded by the coding sequence ATGAGCGCAGTCAAAGCCTTCCTGATCGAGCCGATGGCAGGCACCATCCGGCCCGTAACGATCAACCTCGAAGGCAGCTATGCCGAGATCAAGGGTCTCGTGAAATGCGACATGATCGACATCGTCCGGGTGAGCGGCTTCGATATTATCGTTGACGACAACGGGCTGAACGAAACCGTGCCATGCCTCACGGAAGTCGCAGGCGCGCCGACGCCTATCGCGGGAAACCTGCTGGTCACGAAATCGGACAGGCTGGGCGAGCTGACGGATGTGACCGAGGCGATTGACGCGGTTGCGGCCCTCTTCACCATCGTTCGCCCGGCACTCCATCCGGTCATTGTGGTGTCTGAGCGCCCCGGCATCATCGCCGCCCACATTACGCGTGTCGAAATCATTCTCGACCGGAGCACGCCGCAAATCGTGGAAGCTGCCGAGGCGTGA